One window from the genome of Oryza glaberrima chromosome 3, OglaRS2, whole genome shotgun sequence encodes:
- the LOC127765420 gene encoding heavy metal-associated isoprenylated plant protein 30, with protein MSTVSSALSSFLYCCFSPTGGHRHGHRAGAYYYSSHPTSTNTYYYEGGLAGRRMGRSRPLSLQTVELKVRMCCSGCERVVKHALMKLRGVDSVEVELEMEKVTVTGYVERQRVLKEVRRAGKKAEFWPNPDLPLYFTSAKDYFHDEESFRPSYNYYRHGYNGDKHGHLPEPHRGADPVSNLFNDDDVNACSIM; from the exons ATGTCGACCGTCTCCTCCGCGCTGTCGTCGTTCCTCTACTGCTGCTTCTCCCCCACCGGCGGCCACCGGCacggccaccgcgccggcgcgTACTACTACAGCAGCCACCCGACGAGCACCAACACCTACTACTACGAGGGTGGCCTCGCCGGACGCAGGATGGGCAGGAGCAGGCCACTGTCACTGCAG ACAGTGGAGCTCAAGGTTCGGATGTGCTGCTCAGGCTGCGAGAGGGTCGTGAAGCATGCTCTCATGAAGCTCAGAG GGGTTGATTcggtggaggtggagttggAGATGGAGAAGGTGACGGTGACGGGGTACGTGGAGAGGCAGCGGGTGCTGAAGGAGGTGAGGCGGGCGGGGAAGAAGGCGGAGTTCTGGCCAAACCCAGACCTGCCGCTCTACTTCACGTCGGCCAAGGACTACTTCCACGACGAGGAGTCCTTCCGCCCCAGCTACAACTACTACCGCCACGGCTACAACGGCGACAAGCACGGCCACCTCCCGGAGCCCCACCGCGGCGCCGACCCCGTCAGCAACCTCttcaacgacgacgacgtcaaCGCCTGCTCCATCATGTAA